One Streptomyces sp. ML-6 genomic region harbors:
- a CDS encoding HU family DNA-binding protein — MNRSELVAALADRAEVTRKDADAVLAALAETVGEVVAKGDEKVTIPGFLTFERTHRAARTARNPQTGDPINIPAGYSVKVSAGSKLKEAAKGK, encoded by the coding sequence ATGAACCGCAGTGAGCTGGTGGCCGCCCTGGCCGACCGCGCCGAGGTGACTCGCAAGGACGCCGACGCCGTGCTGGCCGCGCTCGCCGAGACCGTCGGTGAGGTCGTCGCCAAGGGCGACGAGAAGGTCACCATCCCCGGCTTCCTGACCTTCGAGCGCACCCACCGTGCCGCTCGCACCGCTCGTAACCCGCAGACCGGCGACCCGATCAACATCCCGGCCGGCTACAGCGTGAAGGTCTCCGCGGGCTCCAAGCTCAAGGAAGCCGCCAAGGGCAAGTAA
- a CDS encoding NAD-dependent malic enzyme, which translates to MATAPSVSYSMTVRLEVPASGTAVSQLTTAVESSGGSVTGLDVTASGHEKLRIDVTIAATSTSHADEIVEGLRGIEGVVLGKVSDRTFLMHLGGKIEMASKHPIRNRDDLSMIYTPGVARVCMAIAENPEDARRLTIKRNSVAVVTDGSAVLGLGNIGPKAALPVMEGKAALFKRFAGIDAWPICLDTQDTDAIVEIVKAIAPGFAGINLEDISAPRCFEIEARLREALDIPVFHDDQHGTAIVVLAALTNALRVVGKGIGDVRVVMSGAGAAGTAILKLLLAAGVKHAVVADIHGVVHAGREDLVSAAADSPLRWIADNTNPESVTGTLKQAVVGADVFIGVSAPNVLDGADVAAMAEGAIVFALANPDPEVDPAIARQTAAVVATGRSDFPNQINNVLVFPGVFRGLLDAQSRTVNTEMMLAAAGALADVVAEDELNANYIIPSVFNDRVAGAVAGAVRDAARAVGSSVTAQGNLG; encoded by the coding sequence ATGGCAACGGCGCCCAGCGTCTCGTACTCGATGACGGTCAGGCTGGAGGTGCCCGCGAGCGGTACCGCGGTCTCCCAGCTCACCACGGCCGTGGAGTCCTCCGGCGGTTCGGTCACCGGCCTCGACGTGACCGCGTCCGGCCACGAGAAGCTGCGCATCGACGTCACCATCGCGGCCACCTCCACCTCGCACGCCGACGAGATCGTCGAGGGGCTGCGGGGCATCGAGGGCGTCGTCCTGGGCAAGGTCTCCGACCGTACGTTCCTGATGCACCTCGGCGGCAAGATCGAGATGGCGTCCAAGCACCCCATCCGCAACCGTGACGACCTCTCGATGATCTACACCCCGGGTGTGGCCCGGGTGTGCATGGCGATCGCCGAGAACCCCGAGGACGCCCGCCGCCTCACCATCAAGCGCAACTCCGTCGCGGTCGTGACGGACGGCTCCGCCGTGCTGGGGCTCGGCAACATCGGCCCGAAGGCCGCCCTGCCCGTGATGGAGGGCAAGGCCGCCCTCTTCAAGCGGTTCGCCGGCATCGACGCCTGGCCGATCTGCCTGGACACCCAGGACACCGACGCCATCGTCGAGATCGTCAAGGCCATCGCCCCCGGCTTCGCGGGCATCAACCTGGAGGACATCTCCGCTCCCCGCTGCTTCGAGATCGAGGCCCGGCTGCGCGAGGCCCTGGACATCCCCGTCTTCCACGACGACCAGCACGGCACCGCGATCGTCGTCCTGGCCGCGCTGACCAACGCGCTGCGCGTGGTGGGCAAGGGCATCGGGGACGTACGGGTCGTCATGTCCGGCGCCGGGGCGGCCGGCACGGCCATCCTGAAGCTGCTCCTCGCGGCCGGCGTCAAGCACGCCGTCGTCGCCGACATCCACGGGGTGGTGCACGCCGGACGCGAGGACCTGGTCTCCGCCGCCGCCGACTCGCCGCTGCGCTGGATCGCCGACAACACCAACCCGGAGTCCGTCACCGGCACCCTCAAGCAGGCCGTCGTCGGGGCCGACGTCTTCATCGGCGTCTCCGCCCCGAACGTGCTGGACGGCGCCGACGTCGCCGCCATGGCCGAGGGTGCGATCGTGTTCGCGCTCGCGAACCCGGACCCCGAGGTGGACCCGGCAATCGCCCGTCAGACCGCGGCAGTTGTCGCCACCGGCCGCTCCGACTTCCCGAACCAGATCAACAACGTGCTGGTCTTCCCGGGCGTCTTCCGCGGTCTGCTGGACGCCCAGTCCCGCACCGTCAACACGGAGATGATGCTCGCCGCCGCGGGGGCGCTCGCCGACGTGGTCGCCGAGGACGAGCTGAACGCGAACTACATCATCCCGTCGGTCTTCAACGACCGCGTCGCGGGCGCGGTCGCCGGTGCCGTCCGGGACGCCGCGAGGGCGGTCGGCAGCTCCGTCACGGCGCAGGGGAACCTCGGCTGA
- a CDS encoding UvrD-helicase domain-containing protein encodes MAAQDAAVDSLRDREIGVEQEHLDRVYHRLEEKIHEAEFLMSDAVKRGQVGTPGALAERDAQVFRAGIHLNRLNSEFEDFLFGRIDLLLGKDGERGPDGAYTSVEPADDAVRDDNSADIAETLHIGRIGVLDADYAPLVIDWRAPAAAPFYRSTPKDPGRVVRRRVVRSKGRKVLGVEDDLMRPELTAYLDGDKLPVIGDGALMAALGQARSHTMRDIVSSIQAEQDLVIRAPAASVTEVSGGPGTGKTAVALHRAAYLLYQDRRRYAGGILVVSPTPLLVAYTEGVLPSLGEEGQVAIRAVGSLSDEAAGVEGATTYDEPAVARIKGSSRMLAVLRKAARGALEQPGTPRGPKDEERQDGQLAFGDEEPENATAPATPTRLRVVAFGARIELEADELRRIRQSVLGGTAPVNLLRPRARRMLLDALWNKSSGRGRYTDPELAAELRSSFDEDVSTETPFLDFLDAWWPELTPRGVLAAMADEKRLGRWARRVLNQGEVRRLARSLKRLDAAGNGPLSVHDVAILDELQTLLGTPARPRKKREFDPLDQLTGLEELMPQREETQRERAERLAAERTEYAHVIVDEAQDLTPMQWRMVGRRGRHATWTIVGDPAQSSWSDPDEAARARDEALGNRPRRRFTLTVNYRNPAEIAELAAKVLALAMPGAASPAAVRSTGVRPRFETVRDGDLAATVREEARRLLAEVDGTVGVVVAMNRRAQARDWLAELGERVVALGSLEAKGLEYDATVVVSPAEIADESPAGLRVLYVALTRATQQLTVVSGERDLPDEDGVPDLLRD; translated from the coding sequence GTGGCCGCGCAGGATGCCGCTGTCGATTCGTTGCGGGACCGGGAAATCGGTGTCGAGCAGGAACATCTCGACCGGGTGTACCACCGTCTCGAGGAGAAGATCCACGAGGCGGAATTTCTCATGAGTGACGCCGTCAAGCGGGGTCAGGTCGGCACTCCGGGAGCGCTCGCCGAGCGCGACGCCCAGGTGTTCCGGGCCGGAATCCACCTCAACCGGCTGAACAGCGAGTTCGAGGACTTCCTCTTCGGGAGGATCGACCTGCTGCTCGGCAAGGACGGCGAACGCGGCCCCGACGGCGCCTACACCTCCGTCGAGCCCGCCGACGACGCCGTGCGCGACGACAACTCGGCCGACATCGCGGAGACCCTGCACATCGGCCGCATCGGAGTCCTCGACGCCGACTACGCGCCGCTGGTCATCGACTGGCGCGCCCCCGCAGCCGCGCCGTTCTACCGGTCGACGCCGAAGGACCCGGGCCGGGTGGTGCGTCGCCGGGTCGTCCGCTCCAAGGGCCGCAAGGTCCTCGGCGTCGAGGACGACCTGATGCGCCCCGAGCTGACCGCGTACCTCGACGGCGACAAGCTCCCCGTCATCGGCGACGGCGCCCTGATGGCGGCGCTCGGCCAGGCCCGCAGCCACACCATGCGGGACATCGTCTCCTCCATCCAGGCCGAGCAGGACCTGGTGATCCGGGCCCCCGCCGCCTCCGTCACCGAGGTCTCCGGCGGCCCCGGCACCGGCAAGACCGCGGTCGCCCTGCACCGGGCCGCGTACCTCCTCTACCAGGACCGCAGGCGGTACGCGGGCGGCATCCTCGTCGTCTCGCCGACCCCGCTCCTGGTCGCGTACACCGAGGGCGTGCTGCCCTCGCTCGGCGAGGAGGGGCAGGTCGCGATCCGCGCGGTCGGTTCGCTCTCCGACGAGGCGGCGGGCGTCGAGGGCGCCACCACCTACGACGAACCCGCCGTCGCCCGGATCAAGGGCTCCTCACGGATGCTCGCGGTGCTGCGCAAGGCCGCCCGCGGCGCGCTGGAACAGCCCGGCACCCCCCGCGGCCCGAAGGACGAGGAACGGCAGGACGGCCAACTGGCCTTCGGTGACGAGGAGCCGGAGAACGCCACCGCCCCGGCCACCCCGACCCGGCTGCGCGTCGTCGCGTTCGGCGCCCGCATCGAGCTGGAGGCCGACGAACTGCGCCGCATCCGGCAGTCCGTCCTCGGCGGCACCGCCCCCGTCAACCTGCTGCGCCCGCGCGCCCGCAGGATGCTCCTGGACGCCCTGTGGAACAAGTCCTCGGGCCGCGGCCGCTACACCGACCCCGAGCTCGCCGCCGAACTGCGCTCCTCCTTCGACGAGGACGTGTCCACCGAGACGCCCTTCCTCGACTTCCTGGACGCCTGGTGGCCCGAACTCACCCCGCGCGGGGTGCTCGCCGCGATGGCCGACGAGAAGCGGCTCGGCCGCTGGGCGCGCCGGGTGCTCAACCAGGGCGAGGTGCGGCGTCTCGCCCGTTCGCTGAAGCGGCTCGACGCGGCGGGCAACGGCCCGCTCTCCGTGCACGACGTGGCGATCCTCGACGAGCTCCAGACGCTGCTGGGCACCCCCGCCCGGCCGAGGAAGAAGCGCGAGTTCGACCCGCTGGACCAGCTCACCGGCCTGGAGGAGCTGATGCCGCAGCGCGAGGAGACCCAGCGCGAGCGGGCCGAACGGCTGGCGGCGGAGCGCACCGAGTACGCGCACGTCATCGTCGACGAGGCGCAGGACCTCACGCCCATGCAGTGGCGCATGGTCGGCCGCCGGGGCCGGCACGCCACCTGGACGATCGTCGGCGACCCGGCGCAGTCCTCCTGGTCCGACCCGGACGAGGCCGCCCGGGCCCGCGACGAGGCGCTCGGCAACCGGCCGCGCCGACGCTTCACCCTCACGGTCAACTACCGCAACCCGGCGGAGATCGCCGAGCTGGCCGCCAAGGTCCTGGCGCTCGCGATGCCCGGGGCGGCGTCACCGGCCGCGGTCCGCTCCACCGGCGTACGGCCGCGCTTCGAGACCGTGCGGGACGGCGACCTGGCCGCCACGGTGCGCGAGGAGGCCCGGCGGCTGCTGGCCGAGGTGGACGGCACGGTGGGCGTGGTCGTGGCCATGAACCGCCGGGCACAGGCCCGGGACTGGCTGGCCGAGCTCGGCGAACGGGTGGTGGCGCTGGGCAGCCTGGAGGCGAAGGGGCTGGAGTACGACGCCACGGTGGTCGTCTCGCCCGCGGAGATCGCCGACGAGTCCCCGGCCGGCCTGCGGGTGCTGTACGTGGCGCTCACCCGGGCGACGCAGCAGCTCACGGTGGTCTCGGGGGAGCGGGACCTGCCCGACGAGGACGGCGTCCCCGACCTGCTGAGGGACTGA
- a CDS encoding CGNR zinc finger domain-containing protein gives MAAGRSSRDWRFDSGRPCLDLVATGAGTSGACELLDNAERLADWLVAAGVVPGGTRLDIVDDSWVVRFRQLRTGVDRLLSAELGGRRADAALERVNALAAGAPPGLRAVRGRGGALVRALSADPECGALLAAVARDAVELLTDPVARAGLRRCEAESCRRLYLDTSRGHRRRWCSSEVCGNRERVARHRRRAAAVTVPAASAP, from the coding sequence ATGGCGGCAGGTAGGAGTTCGCGCGACTGGCGGTTCGACTCGGGGCGGCCCTGCCTCGACCTGGTGGCGACGGGGGCCGGTACCTCCGGCGCCTGCGAACTGCTCGACAATGCCGAGCGGCTCGCGGACTGGCTGGTCGCCGCCGGAGTCGTCCCGGGCGGCACCCGGCTCGACATCGTGGACGACAGCTGGGTGGTGCGCTTCCGGCAGCTGCGCACGGGGGTGGACCGGCTGCTGAGCGCCGAACTCGGCGGGCGCAGGGCCGACGCCGCGCTGGAACGGGTCAACGCGCTGGCTGCCGGGGCGCCGCCGGGGCTGCGGGCCGTGCGCGGCAGGGGCGGCGCCCTGGTGCGGGCGCTGAGCGCCGACCCGGAGTGCGGGGCCCTCCTGGCCGCCGTCGCCCGCGACGCCGTGGAGCTGCTGACCGACCCCGTGGCACGGGCCGGGCTGCGCCGCTGCGAGGCCGAGAGCTGCCGCCGCCTCTACCTGGACACCTCGCGCGGCCACCGGCGCCGCTGGTGCTCCAGCGAGGTGTGCGGGAACCGGGAACGGGTGGCCCGGCACCGGCGCAGGGCGGCGGCCGTGACCGTACCGGCGGCGTCGGCGCCGTGA
- a CDS encoding GNAT family N-acetyltransferase, producing MNDALATVTLPAGPLLLRPWQAEDIPALVEAYRDPSMRAALRSQITDEAEAWRWLRVRQEGRESRSYFGFAVVDRERGDELVGNVALRAPAPGSGNAEVGYWTMPPARGRGIAPRALGALTDWAFEAFAEDELTRLDLLHQLDNEASCRVAQKSGYGLAGILPAQPPWPLDGHLHTRLRNGAAADADR from the coding sequence ATGAACGACGCTCTCGCCACCGTCACCCTCCCGGCCGGTCCGTTACTGCTCAGGCCCTGGCAGGCCGAGGACATCCCGGCACTGGTCGAGGCATACCGCGATCCCAGCATGCGCGCCGCACTGCGGAGCCAGATCACGGACGAGGCGGAGGCGTGGCGGTGGCTGCGGGTACGGCAAGAGGGCCGGGAGTCCCGCAGTTACTTCGGCTTCGCGGTGGTGGACCGCGAACGCGGGGACGAACTGGTCGGCAACGTGGCGCTCAGGGCCCCCGCGCCGGGCTCCGGCAACGCGGAGGTCGGTTACTGGACGATGCCCCCGGCCCGTGGACGCGGCATCGCCCCACGGGCGCTCGGGGCGCTCACCGACTGGGCCTTCGAGGCGTTCGCCGAGGACGAGCTGACCCGGCTCGACCTGCTGCACCAGCTGGACAACGAGGCGTCCTGCCGGGTCGCGCAGAAGAGCGGGTACGGCCTCGCGGGGATCCTCCCGGCACAACCGCCGTGGCCGCTGGACGGGCACCTGCACACCCGGCTGCGGAACGGCGCGGCGGCCGACGCCGACCGCTGA
- a CDS encoding GNAT family protein, with amino-acid sequence MISDTHRLDAEIRLRPTVPSDAASLADSLARSRAYMQPWEPIRPDAFYTEQGQRERLVTLFEDRDAGRAAPWVLADEQDRAVGGFNLSGIVLGPFRSGTLGYWVDVEYAGRGLATAAVRLICEMARDGLGLHRIEAGTVLDNTASQRVLAKCGFEEYGMAPQILYINGQWRDHRLFQRILHDGPPRDLPTAGRG; translated from the coding sequence ATGATTTCTGACACCCACCGGCTCGACGCGGAGATACGGCTCCGCCCCACCGTCCCGTCCGACGCGGCCTCCCTCGCCGACTCGCTGGCCCGCAGTCGCGCGTACATGCAGCCCTGGGAGCCCATCCGGCCCGACGCCTTCTACACCGAGCAGGGGCAGCGGGAACGGCTGGTCACGCTGTTCGAGGACCGGGACGCAGGCCGGGCGGCGCCGTGGGTGCTCGCCGACGAGCAGGACCGCGCGGTGGGCGGGTTCAACCTCTCCGGCATCGTGCTCGGTCCCTTCCGCAGCGGCACCCTCGGCTACTGGGTCGACGTCGAGTACGCGGGTCGGGGCCTGGCCACCGCCGCCGTGCGCCTGATCTGCGAGATGGCCCGGGACGGGCTGGGCCTGCACCGGATCGAGGCGGGGACGGTGCTCGACAACACCGCGTCCCAGCGGGTGCTCGCCAAGTGCGGCTTCGAGGAGTACGGCATGGCCCCGCAGATCCTGTACATCAACGGGCAGTGGCGCGACCACCGGCTCTTCCAGCGCATCCTGCACGACGGCCCGCCGAGGGACCTGCCGACGGCCGGCAGGGGCTGA
- a CDS encoding DUF4259 domain-containing protein: MGTWGAGNFDSDTAADHLADLTGRLVSRIGEAMSGDPVALEPDDYDGVTVPCDIELLCLIAEQGYVGPVVPEAAVVAGWRKTFMDVWERTIDELEPEPEYKEDRRAELIRTFDRLAALAERK, encoded by the coding sequence GTGGGTACTTGGGGCGCGGGCAACTTCGACAGCGACACGGCGGCCGACCATCTGGCGGACCTCACCGGGCGGCTCGTCTCGCGGATCGGGGAGGCGATGTCCGGCGATCCGGTCGCCCTGGAACCCGACGACTACGACGGCGTCACGGTGCCGTGCGACATCGAGCTGCTCTGCCTGATCGCGGAGCAGGGGTACGTCGGTCCGGTGGTGCCGGAGGCGGCGGTGGTCGCGGGCTGGCGGAAGACGTTCATGGACGTGTGGGAGCGGACCATCGACGAGCTGGAACCCGAGCCGGAGTACAAGGAGGACAGACGCGCGGAGCTGATCCGCACCTTCGACCGGCTGGCGGCCCTGGCGGAGCGGAAGTAA
- a CDS encoding uroporphyrinogen-III synthase, whose product MAGSRIGIIGQQRDESREDHMHEDERYGNERDEGGRRYGDERGGDGQDEGGRRGDERYEPLVGFTVGVTAARRAEEFGALLERRGARVLHAPALRTVPLADDTELLAATRAVVESAPDTVVATTAVGFRGWIEAAGAWGLGDQLAEVLRGVELLARGPKAKGAVRAAGLTETWSPASESMAEVLDRLLAEGVTGRRITVQLHGEPAPGFVEALRGAGAEVVAVPVYRWEDPEDLVPLDRLIDTTLARGLDALTFTSAPAAVSLLRRAEKRGLLPEILDVLRDDVLVACVGPVTALPLRERGIDTVQPERFRLAPLVQLLCRELPAGARVLTVAGHRVEIRGHAVLVDGAPRPVPPAGMALLRALARRPGWVVSRADLLRALPGGSTDEHAVETAVARLRTALGVPHLIRTVVKRGYQLAPDTPSDTPPGTREDGPGAASIG is encoded by the coding sequence TTGGCAGGCTCGCGGATCGGCATCATCGGGCAGCAGCGGGACGAGAGCCGGGAAGACCACATGCACGAGGACGAGCGGTACGGGAACGAGCGGGATGAGGGCGGGCGGCGGTACGGGGACGAGCGGGGCGGGGACGGGCAGGACGAGGGCGGGCGGCGCGGGGACGAGCGGTACGAGCCCCTCGTGGGCTTCACCGTGGGGGTCACCGCCGCCCGGCGCGCGGAGGAGTTCGGCGCGCTGCTGGAACGGCGGGGCGCCAGGGTGCTGCACGCGCCCGCCCTGCGGACCGTGCCGCTCGCCGACGACACCGAACTCCTCGCGGCCACCCGGGCGGTCGTCGAATCCGCGCCCGACACGGTCGTCGCCACCACCGCGGTCGGCTTCCGGGGCTGGATCGAGGCCGCCGGGGCCTGGGGGCTGGGCGACCAACTGGCCGAGGTGCTGCGCGGCGTCGAACTGCTCGCCCGCGGTCCCAAGGCCAAGGGAGCCGTCCGGGCCGCCGGGCTGACCGAGACCTGGTCGCCCGCCTCCGAGTCCATGGCCGAGGTGCTGGACCGGCTCCTGGCCGAGGGCGTGACGGGCCGCCGCATCACCGTCCAGCTCCACGGCGAACCCGCCCCCGGCTTCGTCGAGGCGCTGCGCGGGGCGGGCGCCGAGGTGGTCGCCGTGCCCGTCTACCGCTGGGAGGACCCCGAGGACCTCGTCCCGCTCGACCGGCTGATCGACACCACCCTGGCCCGGGGCCTGGACGCCCTCACCTTCACCAGTGCCCCGGCCGCCGTCTCGCTGCTGCGCCGGGCCGAGAAGCGCGGGCTGCTCCCCGAAATCCTGGACGTGCTGCGGGACGACGTCCTCGTGGCCTGCGTCGGCCCCGTCACCGCCCTGCCGTTGCGGGAGCGCGGCATCGACACCGTCCAGCCCGAACGGTTCCGGCTCGCCCCGCTCGTCCAGCTGCTGTGCCGTGAACTGCCCGCCGGGGCACGTGTGTTGACGGTGGCCGGGCACCGGGTCGAGATCCGGGGCCACGCGGTGCTCGTGGACGGTGCGCCGCGCCCGGTGCCGCCCGCCGGGATGGCGCTGCTGCGCGCCCTGGCCCGTCGTCCCGGCTGGGTGGTGTCCCGTGCCGACCTGCTGCGCGCCCTGCCCGGAGGCAGCACGGACGAGCACGCGGTGGAGACGGCGGTGGCGCGGCTGCGCACGGCGCTGGGCGTGCCCCACCTCATCCGGACGGTCGTCAAGCGCGGCTACCAACTGGCGCCGGACACGCCGTCGGACACGCCGCCGGGCACGCGGGAGGACGGGCCTGGGGCGGCCTCCATCGGTTAG
- a CDS encoding LysR family transcriptional regulator, with protein MTSSAGPDSRTHHAPTDPRLLRAFVAVAEELHFTRAAARLYVAQQALSRDIRRLERELGAELFVRTTRQVALSADGERLLPYARRVLDAHADLTAAFADPAARPLLVDLNTDGMTAARVLARARELAPACELMARFESGLTWAAGEILAGRLDVSFGRAAGLAPSVLARLGTQPVRYEPMAVMLPADHPLAGREAVEPAELAGETVYAGAGNPRTEEWTDLARVLFARWGIELAPPAPLAVGVAEFQRLMTKSRNPVLAVVDFPPMPGTVVRPLVRPVPLSPLLLVWRKGLAHPGLDALRGAAARLGAEEGWLDRPDGSWLPETDALLMAGAG; from the coding sequence GTGACCTCCTCCGCCGGTCCGGACTCCCGGACACACCACGCGCCCACCGACCCCCGGCTGCTCCGCGCGTTCGTCGCGGTCGCCGAGGAACTGCACTTCACCCGGGCCGCCGCCCGACTCTACGTCGCCCAGCAGGCACTGAGCCGGGACATCCGCCGACTGGAGCGCGAGCTGGGCGCGGAGCTGTTCGTACGGACCACCCGGCAGGTCGCCCTCTCCGCCGACGGCGAACGGCTCCTGCCGTACGCGCGACGGGTGCTGGACGCCCACGCCGATCTCACGGCGGCCTTCGCCGACCCGGCCGCCCGGCCGCTCCTCGTGGACCTCAACACCGACGGCATGACGGCCGCCCGGGTGCTCGCCCGCGCCCGGGAACTGGCCCCGGCCTGCGAGCTGATGGCGCGCTTCGAGAGCGGGCTGACCTGGGCGGCGGGCGAGATCCTCGCCGGGCGGCTCGACGTCTCCTTCGGCCGTGCCGCCGGACTCGCCCCCTCGGTGCTGGCCCGGCTCGGGACGCAGCCGGTGCGGTACGAGCCGATGGCCGTCATGCTCCCCGCCGACCATCCCCTCGCCGGGCGGGAGGCGGTGGAGCCGGCCGAACTCGCCGGGGAGACGGTGTACGCGGGCGCCGGAAACCCGCGCACCGAGGAGTGGACGGATCTCGCGCGGGTGCTCTTCGCCCGGTGGGGCATCGAACTGGCGCCCCCCGCCCCGCTCGCCGTGGGCGTCGCCGAGTTCCAGCGGCTCATGACCAAGTCCCGGAACCCGGTGCTGGCCGTCGTCGACTTCCCCCCGATGCCCGGCACCGTGGTGCGCCCGCTGGTCCGGCCGGTGCCGCTCTCGCCGCTGCTGCTGGTCTGGCGCAAGGGGCTCGCCCACCCCGGCCTCGACGCGCTGCGCGGGGCCGCGGCCCGGCTGGGCGCCGAGGAGGGCTGGCTGGACCGGCCGGACGGGAGCTGGCTCCCGGAGACCGACGCGCTCCTCATGGCGGGGGCCGGCTGA
- a CDS encoding MFS transporter: MPYERTPAAGPALALSGDLLVIAPRAAAPAPAAPAPAPVRRASTNPYRRLLATPGARAFTAGNLLARLPMGMFSVSAVIMIAGSRGSYALAGAVTATGLAATAVVAPWTARLVDRYGQARVAVPATAIAVLGSLALLLCVHYDAPSWTLFASYAATATTPNTGGMSRARWAHLHRGDPAALHTANSFEQAVDELCFMLGPVLAALLCATLFPEAGTLVGAVLLMTGILIFAAQRATEPPVSPRTPEGSPLRVRGMPTLLAAFLATGAVFGSMEVVTIAHAGGAVLALQAAGSCVAGLLYGSLRPAPDIRRRLLFCLTGMTALMSLPLLAASSTPSLLALAAALLLAGAATAPTMVTGMTLVQRLTPEGQLNEGMTLAVTALLGGIAAGSATGGWLVEHTAGTTGYIAPICAAGLALAVAAVGVRASRGRRSTAAGSA; this comes from the coding sequence ATGCCGTACGAGAGAACTCCCGCCGCCGGTCCCGCGCTCGCCCTCTCCGGTGACCTGCTGGTCATCGCCCCGCGCGCCGCCGCTCCCGCCCCCGCTGCCCCCGCCCCCGCGCCCGTCCGGCGGGCCTCCACCAACCCGTACCGCAGGCTGCTCGCCACCCCGGGCGCCCGCGCCTTCACCGCGGGCAACCTCCTCGCCCGGCTGCCCATGGGGATGTTCAGCGTCAGCGCGGTCATCATGATCGCCGGTTCGCGGGGCTCGTACGCCCTGGCCGGCGCCGTCACCGCGACCGGCCTCGCCGCCACGGCGGTGGTCGCCCCGTGGACGGCCCGGCTCGTCGACCGGTACGGGCAGGCCCGGGTCGCGGTGCCCGCCACCGCGATCGCCGTACTCGGCTCGCTGGCCCTGCTGCTCTGCGTGCACTACGACGCCCCGTCCTGGACCCTCTTCGCCTCCTACGCCGCGACCGCCACCACTCCCAACACCGGCGGGATGTCCCGGGCCCGCTGGGCCCATCTGCACCGGGGCGACCCGGCCGCCCTGCACACCGCGAACTCCTTCGAACAGGCCGTGGACGAGCTCTGCTTCATGCTCGGCCCGGTCCTGGCCGCCCTGCTGTGCGCGACGCTCTTCCCGGAGGCCGGGACGCTCGTCGGGGCGGTCCTGCTGATGACCGGCATCCTGATCTTCGCCGCCCAGCGCGCCACCGAGCCGCCCGTGTCCCCCCGCACCCCCGAGGGCTCCCCGCTCCGCGTCCGGGGCATGCCGACCCTGCTCGCCGCGTTCCTCGCCACCGGCGCGGTCTTCGGCTCGATGGAGGTCGTCACGATCGCCCACGCCGGGGGCGCGGTCCTCGCCCTCCAGGCGGCCGGTTCGTGCGTGGCGGGGCTCCTGTACGGCTCGCTGCGCCCGGCCCCCGACATCCGGCGCCGACTGCTGTTCTGCCTGACGGGGATGACGGCACTGATGTCCCTGCCGCTGCTCGCCGCCTCCTCGACCCCCTCCCTGCTCGCCCTCGCGGCCGCCCTGCTGCTGGCCGGCGCGGCGACGGCCCCGACCATGGTCACCGGCATGACCCTGGTGCAACGCCTCACCCCGGAGGGCCAGTTGAACGAGGGCATGACCCTGGCCGTGACCGCCCTGCTGGGCGGCATCGCGGCGGGCTCGGCGACCGGCGGCTGGCTGGTGGAGCACACCGCCGGGACGACGGGCTACATCGCCCCGATCTGCGCGGCGGGCCTGGCCCTGGCCGTCGCGGCGGTGGGGGTGCGAGCCTCTCGCGGACGTCGAAGCACAGCTGCGGGCAGCGCGTGA